A segment of the Neoarius graeffei isolate fNeoGra1 chromosome 5, fNeoGra1.pri, whole genome shotgun sequence genome:
AAGAGGAAAATAAAACCTGCCTCCAAATTATTTGCTTTTTCATGGAAACCCAATCTAAGAAATATCGGTATCGgtactcggtatcggcaagtacACATACAAAAGTACTCGTACTCGTATCGGTTTGTAAAAAAGTGGTATCGGTGCATCCCTAATGGTTGGTTGAAATGCTCAGCCTTGCCTTTTATTTGTCTATATGATTTAATTTGTTGCTTATTACTCAAAAATTTAATTAAGACATAGAGAGGTTGTGTTAATTCAAACTCAACATACAGTCATCCGTATCCACTCCATATTATATTAGCATGTACACTTCCCTTAATTTGTGTCCGTAATAATATGTGTTGTAGAATGATGGACGGAAAGAGATCAGACttgccagaacccagctgtgtgtccatgaagagtGACCGGTCAATGGAACGCCCAGATGACTTCAGAGACAGAGACAGTCCTGCTGATCTGAGGTCAGTATAGTGAGGTGTTTTACAGCACTGTTCCACCTGATCAAACTCACTGGTGTCATTGTGAAGCCCTTCATGAGCTTTATCAGGCGCTGAAGCAGTAAAACACTAAACTGTGCAGTGCTGCAGCTCTCGGACTGGCAGTGAGGAAAACTGCTGGAAGAGTTCAGTTCAGCCTGCCGTCCCTGAGCTGGAGGGTCTGTGGTGCGACATGAGAACATTTACACCTGGGACATTAATCACTATATcactatttcattcattcattcattcattcattcaaaaatttgtttctaaatgtgtgtgtgtcagtgaggaaATCCTGAACTCAGTGTATTGTGTTAAGAGGAGAGTGTTAAATATCTGTCTCTGTATTTGAGTGTGTGTTGTACAGCTATGATACATATAGTCCATATTACGGcatgtgttttgtttgttcacAGACCACAAAAGAAGAAATCAAACATCAGCAGAAATCAGCTGGAGTCCAtattcaaggtgtgtgtgtgtgtgtgtgtgtgtgtgtgtgtatgtacagtttTATCCACATACagcagcattatgggtaatcagacGCAATTTCAGTTGTAACTAACTTTTCTTCTTTTCCTAAAATAAATCCTCTCTCACTGTGTAACATTATAATATTGGGATCTGTTCCTGTGTGTTTCTCACCAGGAGCTGGAATACAAAGTCATCAGTGTGATCCAGAAGGAGCTGAAGAGgtttaagaagctcctgagtccaGATTCCCCAGCATGCTCTGAGAGGGAGGTGGAAGATGAGGAGGATCAGAGCAGTGTCAGAGAGGGAGTGCTGAAGATCACACTGCACTTCCTGAAGAACATGAAACACACAGATCTCGCTCACACACTGCGCAACAGTAAGAGCTCTGAGTCATGACTTTATTTTATCTACTTCAGTTTGGTTCATATTTAAATACATCATATTAAATTTATCAAGCTGAATAAGGCAGTGAGGTTAGAACTCTGAAATTAGTTTTATTTTACAATGTCTATATTTTCCATCTAAATTCTATACATTAATCAGGAACGCACATCAATATTTAATTTATATTGTTCTCAGTGATTTTGCATGAAAAGATGTTATTACTTTGTTTCTCAGAACACGTCTATGTGTATCGGCAAAAGCTGAAATCCTACCTGAGAGAGAAGTTTAAAAGAGTTAATGAAGGAATCTCACAGCATGGAAGCTCAGCTCTTctgaatgagatctacacagagctctacatcacagagggtTGGAGTGGAGATGTTaataaagaacatgaggtgagacagatTGAGACGGCGTCCAGGAGACCAGCAACACAGGAGACACCCATCAAATGTAAGGATCTCTTTAAAGACACGTCCATCAGAAGTGTGCTGACTAAAGGAGTTGCTGGAAttggaaaaacagtctctgtgcagaagttcattctGGACTGGACTGAAGAAGAGAATCAGGACGTCACCTTCATGTTCCCACTTCCCTttagagagctgaatctgatgaaggaGAGAAATCTCAGTCTGATGAATCTTCTTCATCACTTTTTCCCAGAAATGAAAGAATTACAATTCATAGACTGTGATATAAACAAAGTCCTGTTGATCTTtgatggtctggatgagtgtcgacTTCCTCTGGATTTCCAGAACAATGAGAGATTGTGCGATGTGACAGAGTCGGCCTCAGTGGATGTGCTGCTGACAAACCTCATCAAggggaatctgcttccctctgctctcctctGGATAACCTCTCGACCAGCAGCAGCCAATCAGATCCCTCCTGAGTGTGTAGGCCAGGTaacagaggtacgagggttcagtgatcctcagaaagaggagtacttcaggaagaggatcagtgatcagagcctggccaataaaatcatcacacacatgaagtcttcaagaagcctctacatcatgtgccacatcccagtcttctgctggatctcagccactgttctcaagagaatgttgggtgaagcagagagtggagagatccccaagactctgactcaaatgttcaCACACTTCCTGATCTTTCAGATCAAACACAAGGACCAAAAGTACCGTCAGAAATGTGAGCCTGATCCTCAGCAGACCAGAGCGAGTATCCTGGcactgggaaaactggctttccaacagctggagaaaggaaacctgatcttctatgaggaagacctgagagagtgtggcattgatgtgaGAGAAGTGTCAGTGTACTCAGGAGTGTGTACCCAAATCTTCCGAGAGGAGTTTGGGCTTCACCTGGGGAAGGTGTTCAGCTTCGTACATCTGAGTGTTCAGGAGTTTCTGGCTGCTTTATACACATTTATCTCCTTCATCAGCAGAAAAGTAACAGAACAACAAACCACTGATCTGTCTGATCTTTTCACCAAATCAAACATGTCTGATTTTCTCAGGAGTGCAGTGGACAAGGCCTTACAGAGTGAGAATGGACACCTGGACCTGTTCCTCCGCTTccttctgggtctctcactggagtccaatcagaCTCTCTTACGAGACCTACTGCCCCAGACAGGAAGTAGCACTCACAGCAAGCAGGAAACAGTCAAGTACATCAAGGAGAAGATCAGGGAGAATCCATCTCCAGAGAAATTCATCAATCTcttccactgtctgaatgaactgaatgatcatTCTCTTGTGCAGGAAGTACAACGTTACCTGAACAGAGGAGATTCCAGTCGTCTCAGTAGAGTCAGACTCTCTCCTGCTCAGTGGTCAgctctggtgtttgtgttactgaactcagaacaggagctggaggagtttgATTTGAGGAAATATGACCCATCAGAGGAATGTCTTCTGAAGCTGCTGCCAGTGGTCAAAGCCTCCAGAAAAGCTGAgtgagtgtttttatttttatttattaatgtatTACTGCATGGTTTGTTATTTTAATGTCACACTGAACTGCAGTGTTTAGATTAATGCTTGTTAATATTGACTCTAATCTTCTTTAAACAAACCTCTGGTACTTTTCCAGGAGATGGTTTCACTTTTTACACTAACAGGTTATTAAACCCACCTTCTGACACACGTGAACACACCACCTGTACTCAGGTCCACTCCAAACCCCCAGaaatcagaggtgtgtgtgtgagcagagaaTGATACACACCAACTGTTTTACTGTCTGTTTGAAACTCAACACACAACTTTGTGTTCAGTTCAAATAATTACATCATATTTTTTTCCAAAATCTTGACCTCCAGCAGTAAAACAAGCCCAATAGGAAGTGTCCATCAAACCACCCTAAcaaactcctgaccaatcagagaacTCCCTCATGGACAAACAGTTTGGTGCTCTGGAAAATCAGTGCAGTGTGAAACTAACCAAACCAAATGACAGGAACACACTGTGCACTGAAAAAAATCCTTTGGATTTACTTGATTTTAATGTGTACATCGGTCTCACATGATCAGAATGTGTATGACTAACATAAtttccttctttttctcaatGAATTATTACTTGTgggccggcatggtggtgtagtggttagcactgttgcatcacagcaagaaggtcctgggttcgagcccagtggctggcgagggcctttctgtgtggagtttgcatgttctccccgtgtctgtgtgggtttcctccgtgtgctccggtttcccccacagtccaaagacatgcacgttaggataattggtggctctaaattgactgtaggtgtgaatgtgagtgtgaatggttgtgtgtctctgtgtgtcagccctgcgatgacctggcgacttgtccagggtgaaccccgcctctcgcccgtagtcagctggaataggctcaggacaggataagcagctacagataattgatggatggaatTATTACTTGTTAAACCAAAATATTTCAATCATGTTAGACTATTTCAAAGAATCAAGttgattttaacttttttttgaaGCTATTGCAGTGCCAGTTAACTGACTAATGTTAAAGTGATTTCATCATGTTCAGGATACcagatttttaaatgtaactttaaTTTGATTTGTTAATGCTAACATTATTTAAAGGTATTATGTAACTTAAAAGCAATTTTATGATGTCCTTACAACCCAAGTTAGGTCTCTAAATTCAACTTGATTTGTTAAAGCCAGCCAAATTGTAGACATCAGTTTTGTATTTAAAGTTTGTGCAAATACAAaaatgaaatattaaaaaaaaaaaattgcattgacAAAAACCAAAGATTGAGGGTTCTGTATTAAACTTTGACTGTACTGATCCTTAAACTTTACAGTTCACACATTTTACCTGAACAGAAGGACTCGGTGCAGTTGCCAGACAGTAAATTCAGCATAAAAACACACAGCAGATACAGTATAAACTTATCATAGTACATTAAAAAATACTGTGAACTGTTAGTACAGCGCAGCAGTGCATCCTCAAGAGTGAATACAAAACAATCACAGTATTTTATTGACTTAAACCAAACATGCCACATACTGAATAAGGCAAATAAGCTCGAGTGCTTCATAAAAACACTTTACCATGAGGGTTAACCCTGTGAACACCATTTTACACAGCTGACAACTTTGACAAATCAAAGTggatttacaaacaaaaagtaatCAACCCtgcataaactcatctcatctcatctcatctcattatctctagccgctttatccttctacagggtcgcaggcaagctggagcctatcccagctgactacgggcgaaaggcggggtacaccctggacaagtcgccaggtcatcacagggctgacacatagacacagacaaccattcacactcacattcacacctacggtcaatttagagtcaccagttaacctaacctgcatgtctttggactgtgggggaaaccggagcacccggaggaaacccacgcggacacggggagaacatgcaaactccacacagaaaggccctcgccggccctggggctcgaacccatgaccttcttgctgtgaggcgacagcgctaaccactacaccaccgtgccgcccctgcataaactcatcactgagaaataaacacacacacacacaagtggatACACAGCAGAAATCAGTCTGAGCTGTTGACTGAGAGAGCCTGTTTTTCAGAGCAAGTGCTTTGTTGGAAAGTTTACCTCCATCCAGTTCCATCCAAATCTTTTGGATGACCTCAAAAGTGTAGTGGAGGTCAGCAGGGTAGCTGAGGTTCAGAGCATACATCAGTCCAAACAGCATAGCAACAGCTAATGCTACATTATCAAGATCTTGTAACACCTTGATGCCTTTGAGAACAATGCCAATGTCCTCTGCTTCATCACTTGAAGCATGTTCTTGAAGAACATAAATCCCAATGGTGGTGTCTTCAGTGGCCTCACTGATGGTGTTTTGATCCATGCTCTGTACAAAACAGACAAAAGGTAGGTAAaccgggggcatcgtggctcagttggataaggtgccatgccataaatccaggaacccgggtttgattctgactggaggtcatttcccgatccctccctgtctctctctctcctgctcatttcctgtctctgcactgtcctatccaataaaggtgaaaaaagcccaaaaaaaatctttaaaaaaaaaggtaggtAAATCAAACCTTTTCACCAAGCCCTATCAAGAAAAGGATAAACATAAAATAGTGACACTATAGATCTAGGTAAGGTGAAAGTTAGAATGAAAGTAAATTTAAAGACAAGAACAAGTAACTACAGCAGAACATgatataaacatttaataaaatggaaGCATTATCTGTTCCATGAGAACACACTGTGAACACACCTGCTGATTGGCTGAAATAATGTTGTGAGGTTCGGTCCGAGCCACTTTGTTGCCCAGTTACAGAACCATGGTTGTGTATGAACACTGGATTCTTTTTCAGTGCACACACAGATCAGACAGCTGGCGGACCATGAGGAGGTATTTACTGAGTTTGACAAAAAGTGTGTTGCACAATTGTTCTTGAGAACCATTTATTCTACCTTTAAGTTAATTcgtctacgtgtgtgtgtgtgtgtgtgactgcagCCTATACTGCCAGACACGACGTGGAAGCGCCGGTAGGGTTTTTGTAATTATGTAGAATTCCTCCAGGGGTCAACAGAAGTTGCGTGCTGcggctttaaaggagaactgaaggcaattttttttttaatcatcaaaattctatttatgccattttattaaatataggaatgcatttttgatcgctattttgtccctgctatagcaagttttgagtgtttgaaatatgctctgtaatatatcagtccatatgtcaaagcaatggccataaacgagattcgctgagacctgtgcgagacatcataggctgtgctcactctaggacccaaattgttttagcgaaaagtgctaaagactcaaatttttctttagcaatttgcaatttcgcttagcaagaaatgctaaaagaacaattttctttttagcaaagtaattttttttaggaagatatgttatacttctaaatatttcttgcactgacataatattgaaaaaagaattgttattgtagtttgttggtgtttcaatagtgttttcaagcttgtttcctgcctttgtctttccatgttcttgatttatgttcatagcatgcttatttattcttgaatcctcttattttgatcatttcatcaactgtatatatgtaatgaaattgtgtgtttaatttaacccgcttaatctggtttacagagtccatatttttcattataattatatctaacatctggtgtgatgtgctttgtactgtttgctatctatgcaccttttagcccttagtcaccctctgtagtatgctgactgGCTGTGTAACATAACTGCATGGTGAGTGGCTTCCAACTCTATCAGGGATTTATCACACCTATGGGTCATGTataaatttgaactggccaagctggcctggccaacatcagtgtctgacttgACCAATATCAGTGGCTGTCCTTggtaaattaatttttaaaaaattttttttttcaaaattctattttaacatctcaaccactggtattgcctcgcgtgtgtgtgttttcattattagtcagctgggataggctccagcttgcctgcgaccctgtagaacaggataaagcggctgcagataatgagatgggataagatgatgagatgagatgcatgtgtgtgtgtgtttagggggagggggggtgtctttatgggtaggatgaagggagctcagggagttaaaatcaatggttgtttttataaattaatctcataatccaaatataatgatattcaccattaatttctcaaatgaaacacttgcagtcaaaactttgaaccatgtgtgtcaaaacgctctgaaaacaaggtacacttggtcgatatatcctggttcatctgtgagttcttccaaagttctgtcagggttgatatgaAGAAAATgcgtctttagaatggttatatcgtgtttttatccctaactgagaaagctaacagaatattctaataggttatctcactttttagataagtttgtcatacgtaaagtcggataatttattttaaacaaacctcgctataatcttgttcactaatgagcgagaattgccgacattatcagcacaactcggaaattgatcattttatatgtaaggtccgctgctacatagacatataaacatagacgccacattgagctggtggcccgttgctgggatacgtcagagtgtccgccatattggatgtggcaaatcttccccgtaaaccaatgcaagtaaatggactgaacttcataaagcccctttctacaataatatttaactcgatgacttttattcacccattaagacacacacgtatatatttgggaaacaaacaggcatcaaaacaacacatataactttttatgtgatggttataaatagtgtgcgaaatacccatcAATATtctgaatgagcgccaaactgagttcggccaggttctaacgccatgccaaaacaaaatacatcactgattccttcacattcagaaaggttaaaaacattcatcatacgttcagaaACGTTCatcatctaattctcactgcttataactctacacctccccggtggagatgagctgggaaactgaagactgaaggaacagtattgaaaagtatttttccagtctcacctgtgaaaggtaatcccatgtgatctcgtttggacggtaaacctgttggtacagttaaacgcagcacatgaatgaggcatctttattctcagctactgtctagacgctataccagagacggctgaagaatctccactttgccccatccaatatggtggcgaagatgacgtatgattctacgcagaaggcggcgtctatgtttatatgtctatgcgctgctattggaagacgtaatttgcggtcaaccaataagaaacttcgaaactcgggggcgttggttataaatcaaaacatcgaagatggacatGAAAGGTATTGTTCATCTTGAGAAAttgcaattgtttgatggattttgcttaaactttaagtgactttcgcataaaatgcgaatacagatgattttcttttcgcaaattggaataaaacttcgcaatttgcggacgtgcgagcggctagcgtgagcccaggtaggatggaagtaaaatgttAAAATGGCGCTTCTtcttggttcacctctgagcttagggccatgaaggccaagggaaggcggctagagcgcctttataagaaaaccggccttactattcatctttcactcttctctgaacacatcgcAAAGTAGAAGGATGCTCTTAACGCTGCCCGATCCTCTTACTAcgctaacatcattaagagtggcgACCATAGACCCAAAgctctgtttaatacaataaataaacttcttcagcctccttcctcaaccactcccagctcccctgctcagtgtcaggcttttttggattttttcaaggataaaattgacagtatttaccaacactttcattctgaaattcattcttctgtctcgcaagtagctctttctcataaagctgactgctgtctctctgctttctctcctgttgattgtTCTAAAGTATCAGAAATCATGACTAAGTCCTCCTCATGTCtgctggaccctgcacccactgcacttcttaaatcctgggtatctgctatctccccttatattgctcatatgattaatcagtgttttgctttaggcactgttcccacctccctcaaaattgcttcagttacaccaatactaaagaaacctattctagattctctttcactgtccaattacagacccgtttcaaatctccctttcctagctaaagtaatggagcgagttgtagcctctcagcttcatactttccttgcttgtaatgatctctatgaaccctttcagtcaggctttcgcgaTCTACACAGCGCTGAATCTGccctcttaagagttgttaatgacctcctgctctcaactgatgctggtcatctcaatgtccttgttctcttggacctcacagctgcctttgacactgtacatcatgagatactcatttccagactatcttcttttggtattactggcttagctttagcctggtttcagtcatatctagcaaacaggcaacagttcatctctattggtgttcataaatcatccactgctactgttgctcaaggtgtgcctcagggttctgtccttggtccccttctttttatattatatgtttctcctatcagccagattattcgtaaccatggcctgAACTTTCatcgttatgctgatgacattcaaatctacatcactatcaccccttccatagcctctgttcagctgctaaggacttgcatcactgaccttaagcaatggctgcataagaattgccttaaacttaatgctagcaaaacggaggttctattagtgggtaccaaaagacaggttctgaacttctccagttttattattgatgttgatggtgtgtctattagtccttcccaagttataaaaaaccttggcattctctttgactccacccttacgtttgaaccccattttaaactcattactaagaatgctttctttcacctccgcaatattgcacgtctccgcccttttctcttggaaactgatgccaaaatgttggtcaatgcgtttattttttctcgtcttgactattgcagttctctcttttatggtctccctgccacattgctcaatcgcctgcagttcatccaaaactcagcagcaagagtcctcacactcaccaagcgcactgctcacatcactcctgttttacagcaactgcattggttgccagttatttctcggatcaaatacaaaatcttgcttttaacccagcggttcccaaagtgggggttGCGACCCCTTTGGGGGTTGCGGagggactccaggggggtcgcggagagacgggactgtttgcataacacagaaaaaaaacaggcaTTAGAATTGCTCCCTTTCACTCAGTAATCGCGCTCCGCCCTTGAATATTAATTCCATTCAATTTATGCTAAACCGCCAATCTGTTGGATTGCTCTGatgttgttgttattagcaaaccctcctcctgtgaatacaaactgtataaaacaggtccctcttttgagattcagaacaaaacatcggacggcgactttatgacaacatggacaagtttctacgcgtgcttcctacaaaacggacccactgtatgattcaccgagaagcgttggcatcgaagcagctgagtcccgaactgaacaaggtggtgacggacgtaatcgccactgtcaattatatcaaaacgcgccctgttaaagctcgactctttgctgctctctgtgaagaaatgggctccaaacacatggcagttctgtttcacagcgaagCGTGATGGCTGTCATGTGGGAAGGTATTGAACAGGGTGTTtgagctgcgagaggagatacggatttttctcgaggaggagaatcatgcactggcactctgttacaacgacgaacggttcctgatgacagttgcctacctcagtgacattttccaaaaactgaatgaactgaatctgcaaatgcaaggacccaacacccatctccctcagcttgtcgctaaaatgcagtcatttacaaggaaattggaactgtggggaaagatgattgaggagggaacaacagattgctttcagaacttgcattcatttctccataacaccaacagtcacaacacaatcatgccatgcattcgttcacacatttttgccctccaacaacattttcagaggtactttcctgttatggatttggcacactatgaatggatcacagaacc
Coding sequences within it:
- the LOC132887230 gene encoding NACHT, LRR and PYD domains-containing protein 12-like isoform X4, coding for MMEGKRSDSPEPSCVSMKSDGSMGHPIHFRDGDSPADLRMMDGKRSDLPEPSCVSMKSDRSMERPDDFRDRDSPADLRPQKKKSNISRNQLESIFKELEYKVISVIQKELKRFKKLLSPDSPACSEREVEDEEDQSSVREGVLKITLHFLKNMKHTDLAHTLRNKHVYVYRQKLKSYLREKFKRVNEGISQHGSSALLNEIYTELYITEGWSGDVNKEHEVRQIETASRRPATQETPIKCKDLFKDTSIRSVLTKGVAGIGKTVSVQKFILDWTEEENQDVTFMFPLPFRELNLMKERNLSLMNLLHHFFPEMKELQFIDCDINKVLLIFDGLDECRLPLDFQNNERLCDVTESASVDVLLTNLIKGNLLPSALLWITSRPAAANQIPPECVGQVTEVRGFSDPQKEEYFRKRISDQSLANKIITHMKSSRSLYIMCHIPVFCWISATVLKRMLGEAESGEIPKTLTQMFTHFLIFQIKHKDQKYRQKCEPDPQQTRASILALGKLAFQQLEKGNLIFYEEDLRECGIDVREVSVYSGVCTQIFREEFGLHLGKVFSFVHLSVQEFLAALYTFISFISRKVTEQQTTDLSDLFTKSNMSDFLRSAVDKALQSENGHLDLFLRFLLGLSLESNQTLLRDLLPQTGSSTHSKQETVKYIKEKIRENPSPEKFINLFHCLNELNDHSLVQEVQRYLNRGDSSRLSRVRLSPAQWSALVFVLLNSEQELEEFDLRKYDPSEECLLKLLPVVKASRKADLCECNLREESCRVLSSVLSSNSSRLRELNLSYNNLQDSGVKLLSAGLENPHCTLETLSLWGCNLTEESCRVLSSVLSSNSSRLRELNLRDNNLQDSGVKLLSAGLENPHCTLETLRLSECRITGEGCAALVSALRSNPSSHLRELDLNYNHPGESGVKLLSDLLKDPHCTLETLHLWGCDLTEESCRVLSSVLSSNSSRLRELNLRHNNLQDSGVKLLSAGLENSHCTLETLSLCGCKLTEESCRVLSSVLSSNSSRLRKLNLSINNLQDSGVKLLSAGLENPHCTLETLSLCGCKLTEESCRVLSSVLSSNSSRLRELNLSYNNLQDSGVKLLSAGLENPHCTLETLRLSGCRIAGEGCAALVSALRSNPSSHLRELDLNRNNPGESGVKLLSDLLKDPHCTLEKLQFSS
- the LOC132887230 gene encoding NACHT, LRR and PYD domains-containing protein 12-like isoform X2 → MMEGKRSDSPEPSCVSMKSDGSMGHPIHFRDGDSPADLRMMDGKRSDLPEPSCVSMKSDRSMERPDDFRDRDSPADLRPQKKKSNISRNQLESIFKELEYKVISVIQKELKRFKKLLSPDSPACSEREVEDEEDQSSVREGVLKITLHFLKNMKHTDLAHTLRNKHVYVYRQKLKSYLREKFKRVNEGISQHGSSALLNEIYTELYITEGWSGDVNKEHEVRQIETASRRPATQETPIKCKDLFKDTSIRSVLTKGVAGIGKTVSVQKFILDWTEEENQDVTFMFPLPFRELNLMKERNLSLMNLLHHFFPEMKELQFIDCDINKVLLIFDGLDECRLPLDFQNNERLCDVTESASVDVLLTNLIKGNLLPSALLWITSRPAAANQIPPECVGQVTEVRGFSDPQKEEYFRKRISDQSLANKIITHMKSSRSLYIMCHIPVFCWISATVLKRMLGEAESGEIPKTLTQMFTHFLIFQIKHKDQKYRQKCEPDPQQTRASILALGKLAFQQLEKGNLIFYEEDLRECGIDVREVSVYSGVCTQIFREEFGLHLGKVFSFVHLSVQEFLAALYTFISFISRKVTEQQTTDLSDLFTKSNMSDFLRSAVDKALQSENGHLDLFLRFLLGLSLESNQTLLRDLLPQTGSSTHSKQETVKYIKEKIRENPSPEKFINLFHCLNELNDHSLVQEVQRYLNRGDSSRLSRVRLSPAQWSALVFVLLNSEQELEEFDLRKYDPSEECLLKLLPVVKASRKADLCECNLREESCRVLSSVLSSNSSRLRELNLSYNNLQDSGVKLLSAGLENPHCTLETLSLWGCNLTEESCRVLSSVLSSNSSRLRELNLRDNNLQDSGVKLLSAGLENPHCTLETLRLSECRITGEGCAALVSALRSNPSSHLRELDLNYNHPGESGVKLLSDLLKDPHCTLETLHLCGCKLTEESCRVLSSVLSSNSSRLRKLNLSINNLQDSGVKLLSAGLENPHCTLETLRLSGCRITGEGCAALVSALRSNPSSHLRELDLKRNNPGESGVKLLSDLLKDPHCTLETLHLCGCKLTEESCRVLSSVLSSNSSRLRELNLSYNNLQDSGVKLLSAGLENPHCTLETLRLSGCRIAGEGCAALVSALRSNPSSHLRELDLNRNNPGESGVKLLSDLLKDPHCTLEKLQFSS
- the LOC132887230 gene encoding NLR family CARD domain-containing protein 3-like isoform X5 — protein: MMEGKRSDSPEPSCVSMKSDGSMGHPIHFRDGDSPADLRMMDGKRSDLPEPSCVSMKSDRSMERPDDFRDRDSPADLRPQKKKSNISRNQLESIFKELEYKVISVIQKELKRFKKLLSPDSPACSEREVEDEEDQSSVREGVLKITLHFLKNMKHTDLAHTLRNKHVYVYRQKLKSYLREKFKRVNEGISQHGSSALLNEIYTELYITEGWSGDVNKEHEVRQIETASRRPATQETPIKCKDLFKDTSIRSVLTKGVAGIGKTVSVQKFILDWTEEENQDVTFMFPLPFRELNLMKERNLSLMNLLHHFFPEMKELQFIDCDINKVLLIFDGLDECRLPLDFQNNERLCDVTESASVDVLLTNLIKGNLLPSALLWITSRPAAANQIPPECVGQVTEVRGFSDPQKEEYFRKRISDQSLANKIITHMKSSRSLYIMCHIPVFCWISATVLKRMLGEAESGEIPKTLTQMFTHFLIFQIKHKDQKYRQKCEPDPQQTRASILALGKLAFQQLEKGNLIFYEEDLRECGIDVREVSVYSGVCTQIFREEFGLHLGKVFSFVHLSVQEFLAALYTFISFISRKVTEQQTTDLSDLFTKSNMSDFLRSAVDKALQSENGHLDLFLRFLLGLSLESNQTLLRDLLPQTGSSTHSKQETVKYIKEKIRENPSPEKFINLFHCLNELNDHSLVQEVQRYLNRGDSSRLSRVRLSPAQWSALVFVLLNSEQELEEFDLRKYDPSEECLLKLLPVVKASRKADLCECNLREESCRVLSSVLSSNSSRLRELNLSYNNLQDSGVKLLSAGLENPHCTLETLSLWGCNLTEESCRVLSSVLSSNSSRLRELNLRDNNLQDSGVKLLSAGLENPHCTLETLSLWGCDLTEESCRVLSSVLSSNSSRLRELNLRHNNLQDSGVKLLSAGLENSHCTLETLSLCGCKLTEESCRVLSSVLSSNSSRLRKLNLSINNLQDSGVKLLSAGLENPHCTLETLRLSGCRITGEGCAALVSALRSNPSSHLRELDLKRNNPGESGVKLLSDLLKDPHCTLETLHLCGCKLTEESCRVLSSVLSSNSSRLRELNLSYNNLQDSGVKLLSAGLENPHCTLETLRLSGCRIAGEGCAALVSALRSNPSSHLRELDLNRNNPGESGVKLLSDLLKDPHCTLEKLQFSS